A portion of the Gossypium arboreum isolate Shixiya-1 chromosome 8, ASM2569848v2, whole genome shotgun sequence genome contains these proteins:
- the LOC108483471 gene encoding uncharacterized protein LOC108483471, giving the protein MAKLRIAGTWVGVIDLELENWTVAMLREEVAKRSNAQRPDSINLISAGKVLKDGDGSQNLTQLGIRNNAKILATRVSVDEGKSLEQELMAEEERSRRLARVKAAATALSKRHVDGSLPIEDFNIELENQGGQKVQLGTETDQRAVMMGLMLHENAKNLLTRQLYKDALEVLTMGEEAFSLCDPKVLEFIDNVPILQIDMVWCYFLLRDISWLSVAGIRLEKAREGLERCHGKDFSRVRLLQAGCQPELALHMRLELLEGVVAYHNGQLDKSKKALTSAQAKFSQLQVPDEALSHVMSMGFKERDARRALRLNNQDIRRAVDFLFEEKTKRKQKREDDIRHRTEIMELKQYGVTPLKKAVNVEKLKELVAIGFEKELAAEALRRNENDFQKALDDLTNPGCSAIQIDIESRKRKREQRAVNARIEELVSMGFDRSRVVVVVQAGETMEQTMSRLLSEFDPLQAFEANSSGNPASEASNLNPDSVEGPSTADEERDVEMEDELARDIGKADALSDYDIEVTKEGEAIQEYLALLASTDSKDALSSC; this is encoded by the exons ATGGCGAAATTGAGGATCGCAGGGACATGGGTAGGGGTGATAGACTTAGAATTGGAGAATTGGACTGTGGCAATGCTGAGGGAAGAGGTCGCGAAACGATCAAATGCCCAACGTCCTGACTCTATCAACCTTATATCTGCTGGTAAAGTTTTGAAAGATGGCGATGGCTCTCAAAACTTAACCCAATTGGGTATCAGAAACAATGCTAAGATTCTTGCCACCCGTGTTTCCGTTGATGAAGGCAAGTCCTTGGAACAAGAATTGATGGCCGAGGAAGAACGCTCTCGCAGACTTGCTCGAGTCAA GGCAGCTGCCACTGCACTTTCCAAGAGACATGTAGATGGTTCACTACCAATTGAAGACTTCAATATTGAACTTGAAAACCAGGGAGGGCAAAAAGTACAATTAGGAACTGAGACTGATCAGCG GGCAGTGATGATGGGTCTGATGCTTCATGAAAATGCAAAGAATCTACTTACGAGACAACTGTATAAAGACGCACTGGAAGTACTTACCATGGGCGAG GAGGCTTTCTCTCTTTGTGATCCCAAGGTCCTTGAG TTTATTGACAATGTACCGATACTGCAAATAGACATGGTGTGGTGCTATTTCTTGCTTCGAGACATCAGTTGGCTTTCAGTTGCAGGAATACGCCTTGAAAAAGCCAGAGAAGGACTTGAGCGTTGTCACGGGAAGGATTTTTCACGTGTTAGACTCCTTCAAGCTGGTTGCCAGCCAGAGCTTGCACT ACATATGAGGTTGGAGTTGTTGGAAGGGGTGGTGGCATATCATAATGGTCAGTTGGATAAATCTAAAAAGGCACTGACATCTGCACAAGCAAAATTCTCTCAG TTACAAGTGCCTGATGAAGCCTTATCTCATGTCATGAGCATGGGCTTTAAGGAACGTGATGCAAGGAGGGCATTACGATTGAACAACCAAGATATCAGGAGAGCTGTTGATTTTCTTTTTGAGGAGAAGACAAAGAGAAAACAGAAGCGGGAGGATGATATCCGGCATAGAACAGAAATCAT GGAGCTAAAGCAATATGGAGTGACACCATTGAAGAAGGCAGTGAATGTTGAGAAATTGAAAGAATTGGTGGCTATTGG ATTTGAGAAGGAACTTGCTGCTGAAGCCCTTCGAAGGAATGAGAATGACTTCCAAAAGGCGTTAGATGATCTGACAAATCCAGGTTGTTCTGCCATCCAG ATTGATATTGAGTcaaggaaaaggaaaagagagCAACGAGCTGTAAATGCCAGAATTGAAGAGCTTGTATCTATGGGATTTGACAGATCTAGAG TGGTTGTTGTTGTTCAGGCTGGTGAGACGATGGAGCAAACGATGAGTCGACTACTGTCAGAATTTGATCCACTCCAGGCTTTTGAAGCTAACAGCAGCGGGAATCCTGCTTCAGAGGCTAGCAATTTGAACCCTGATAGTGTTGAAGGACCATCAACTGCAGATGAAGAACGGGATGTGGAGATGGAAGATGAGCTTGCAAGAGACATAGGAAAAGCAGATGCGTTATCAGACTATGACATTGAAGTTACGAAAGAAGGTGAAGCAATACAGGAGTATTTAGCTCTTTTGGCCTCAACAGATAGCAAGGATGCTCTATCTTCGTGTTGA